A genomic stretch from Anoplopoma fimbria isolate UVic2021 breed Golden Eagle Sablefish chromosome 8, Afim_UVic_2022, whole genome shotgun sequence includes:
- the ppat gene encoding amidophosphoribosyltransferase, whose protein sequence is MEFEENGIGEECGVFGCVAAGEWPTQLEVAQVLTLGLVALQHRGQESAGIVTSNGASPPTYAAHKGMGLVNTAFAPEALLKLRYGNLGICHTRYSTTGISELQNCQPFVVDTLHGKIAVAHNGELVNADALRKRVMRHGVGLSTSSDSELITQLLALTPPMEEQDAPDWVARIKNLMSETPTSYSLLVMFKDVIYAVRDPYGNRPLCIGRIVPVSKLHSSGAGEEDTEGWVVSSESCSFQSIGAKYYREVLPGEIVQISKHGVKSLSVVPRPEGDLPAFCIFEYVYFARPDSIFEGQMVYTVRQRCGRQLAIEAPTDADLVSTVPESATPAALGYAQQSGLPYIEVLCKNRYVGRTFIQPNTRLRQLGVAKKFGALTDNFAGKRVVLIDDSIVRGNTISPIIKLLKEAGATEVHIRVASPPIRYPCYMGINIPTKEELIANKPEFQDIAGYIGAASVKYLTVEGLVSAVQEGIASLQQKDEVISSGNKTSKRVGHCTACLTGKYPVELEW, encoded by the exons GGGTCAGGAGAGTGCTGGGATCGTCACAAGTAATGGAGCCAGTCCGCCCACATACGCAGCCCACAAG ggaatGGGGTTAGTGAACACTGCTTTTGCCCCCGAGGCTCTCCTGAAACTGCGCTACGGTAACCTGGGTATTTGTCACACACGATACTCAACCACTGGGATCTCAGAGCTGCAGAACTGTCAGCCCTTTGTGGTGGACACTCTGCATGGAAAGATCGCCGTGGCTCACAACGGAGAGCTGGTTAACGCTGATGCTCTGCGGAAAAGG GTAATGCGTCACGGTGTCGGCCTCTCCACCAGCTCAGACAGCGAGCTCATCACCCAGCTGCTGGCATTGACTCCACCTATGGAGGAGCAGGACGCACCGGACTGGGTTGCCAG aATAAAAAATCTGATGTCTGAGACCCCCACATCGTACTCGCTGCTGGTGATGTTCAAAGATGTCATCTACGCCGTGCGGGACCCTTACGGAAACCGGCCCCTCTGCATCGGACGCATCGTCCCCGTCTCTAAACTGCACAGCTCAG GAGCCGGAGAGGAGGACACTGAGGGATGGGTTGTGTCATCAGAGTCCTGCAGCTTCCAGTCCATCGGTGCCAA GTATTACAGAGAGGTTCTACCGGGAGAGATAGTCCAGATATCGAAGCACGGAGTCAAGTCTCTGAGCGTCGTCCCTCGGCCTGAGGGAGACCTCCCCGCCTTCTGCATCTTTGAATACGTCTACTTTGCCCGACCAGACTCTATTTTTGAag GGCAGATGGTCTACACCGTGAGGCAGCGCTGCGGTCGACAGTTGGCCATCGAGGCTCCGACGGACGCAGACTTGGTCAGCACCGTCCCAGAGTCTGCAACTCCTGCTGCACTCGGCTACGCTCAGCAG TCCGGGCTGCCGTACATCGAGGTTCTGTGTAAGAACCGCTACGTCGGGAGAACGTTCATCCAGCCGAATACCCGCCTGAGGCAGCTGGGAGTCGCCAAGAAGTTCGGGGCTTTGACGGACAACTTTGCCGGGAAACGAGTGGTGCTGATCGACGACTCCATCGTCAGGGGCAACACCATCTCCCCCATTATAAAGCTGCTGAAGGAAGCCGGGGCGACCGAG GTCCACATCAGAGTCGCCTCTCCTCCGATCAGATACCCTTGCTACATGGGCATCAATATTCCAACCAAGGAGGAGCTCATCGCCAACAAGCCGGAGTTTCAGGACATTGCTGGATACATCG GTGCAGCCAGTGTGAAGTATCTGACCGTGGAGGGCCTGGTGTCCGCCGTTCAGGAGGGAATCGCCTCCCTCCAGCAGAAGGACGAGGTGATCAGCTCCGGCAACAAGACCAGCAAGAGAGTGGGCCACTGCACCGCCTGTCTGACTGGGAAATACCCAGTGGAGCTGGAGTGGTAA
- the si:dkeyp-117h8.4 gene encoding uncharacterized protein si:dkeyp-117h8.4 codes for MDEFFDRRLSINGSNYKSSLERIIDKYSKLQYQEGGVEVDLDSTKPRALERYMKLSRAEISKLESKSLTDLREESIRVQDITRDSQLDFTYQDGGADETDVSSTRLSVQDEGNSTDDSTHLTVSSLDESQRNVSVTEVQPEDQDEELEMSLRSHGSSLVELYPSMISRIGRAWRRRHVSEAAGSVLRRYRRWRQQPGRSNLGNTFVVTLRHTGRDPENETSRTLLEESRNSPGKRSFMGNDSTLRSPLRMLHNAQQQSPRRTHREQHQPVLVMDFSGPSETFMPRESSLNETFTVSEASRLGEQPSTCTFSPSRLFQLAARAPTDPSLRSRRLSLPSHSLQTDLCSTYASETSRERPDIYGSPVRQSPSRARMLSGLSRSPHGFSRSPKTYSGESLSRVSPRPRLISTPPQKPAVPLRMLHPQDSHHHLHPQLRSPHSAAAEGRHGLRRHLSFDSSLPSFRVSYSPKKLDEDFLKLYHKFVCQSKSSFFNGLHCRLCARSSDTSRGPSSSSSSSSSLAALALSPHRSLLRKRHRELDWDSHPQSKRYRDESCQSSPGSKRHGTEMLRRCLSPSEYGLSYSSRKPNMFERFNMQQQQQQQQQQQRSADSHQETWMSRHSHVSAADYSGMGRSLESRMAHGSSPRKW; via the exons ATGGACGAGTTCTTTGACAGGCGACTGTCTATAAATGGCTCCAACTACAAAAGCTCCCTGGAACGGATCATAGACAAG TATTCAAAGCTTCAGTACCAGGAGGGAGGAGTGGAGGTGGACCTGGACAGCACCAAACCCCGGG CACTTGAACGCTACATGAAACTGTCCAGAGCAGAGATCAGCAAGCTGGAATCAAAG AGCCTGACAGATTTAAGAGAGGAATCAATAAGAG TCCAGGACATTACAAGAGACTCTCAG TTGGACTTCACGTATCAGGACGGCGGCGCTGATGAGACTGATGTTTCCAGCACCCGGCTGTCTGTGCAGGATGAAG GGAATTCTACAGACGACTCCACTCACCTGACTGTGAGCTCGTTGGATGAGAGTCAGAGGAACGTCTCTGTGACGGAGGTCCAGCCCGAGGACCAAGACGAGGAGCTGGAAATGAGCCTGCGGAGCCACGGCAGCTCCTTGGTGGAGCTCTACCCCAGCATGATCAGCCGGATAGGGAGGGCGTGGCGGCGGCGGCATGTCTCCGAGGCGGCCGGCTCGGTGCTGAGGAGGTACCGCAGGTGGCGACAGCAGCCGGGCAGAAGCAACCTCGGCAACACCTTCGTCGTCACGCTGAGACACACCGGAAGAGACCCAGAAAACGAAACCAGCCGGACGCTGTTAGAGGAGAGCAGAAACAGCCCCGGGAAAAGGTCGTTCATGGGGAATGACTCTACCCTTCGGTCTCCCCTGAGGATGCTCCACAATGCGCAGCAGCAGTCTCCTCGGAGGACACATAGGGAGCAGCACCAGCCGGTCCTCGTGATGGACTTCTCTGGTCCCTCCGAGACCTTTATGCCAAGAGAGAGCTCTCTGAACGAGACCTTCACTGTGTCTGAAGCGTCCCGGCTGGGAGAACAGCCCTCCACGTGCACGTTTAGTCCCTCACGACTTTTCCAGCTGGCTGCAAGAGCCCCCACAGACCCGTCTCTCAGGTCCAGGAGGCTTTCACTCCCCTCACACTCGCTGCAGACTGATCTCTGCTCCACGTACGCATCGGAAACGTCCAGAGAGAGACCAGACATCTACGGCTCCCCAGTGAGGCAGAGTCCCTCACGTGCGAGGATGCTGTCCGGCCTCAGTAGATCTCCTCACGGCTTCTCCAGGAGCCCCAAAACATATTCTGGGGAAAGCCTTTCCAGAGTGTCTCCGAGGCCCAGGTTAATCTCCACCCCTCCGCAGAAGCCGGCTGTGCCGCTGAGGATGCTTCACCCTCAGGACTCTCATCACCACCTCCACCCGCAGCTGCGTTCACCtcactctgcagcagcagaaggtcGCCATGGCCTCCGGCGGCACCTTTCCTTTGACTCCTCCTTGCCCTCGTTCCGTGTCTCTTACTCCCCGAAGAAGCTCGACGAGGACTTTCTGAAGCTCTACCACAAGTTTGTGTGCCAGAGCAAATCCTCTTTCTTCAACGGGCTCCACTGCCGCCTCTGTGCTAGAAGCTCTGACACCAGCAGAGgcccctcttcctcttcctcatcatcctcttcccTGGCAGCCCTCGCCTTGTCGCCCCACCGCTCCCTCCTGAGGAAACGCCACAGGGAGCTGGACTGGGACAGCCACCCGCAGTCCAAACGCTACAGGGACGAGAGCTGCCAGTCCTCCCCAGGGTCCAAACGCCACGGGACGGAGATGCTGAGGCgctgtctctctccgtctgaaTACGGCCTCTCGTACAGCTCCAGGAAACCCAACATGTTTGAAAGGTTcaacatgcagcagcagcagcagcagcagcagcagcagcagcgctcaGCAGATTCACATCAGGAAACCTGGATGAGTCGACACAGCCATGTGTCTGCAGCTGATTATTCTGGAATGG GACGTTCACTTGAGAGCAGAATGGCCCACGGCTCCTCCCCCAG AAAATGGTGA